A single window of Crassostrea angulata isolate pt1a10 chromosome 8, ASM2561291v2, whole genome shotgun sequence DNA harbors:
- the LOC128158373 gene encoding uncharacterized protein LOC128158373 yields MATSNYDSTSETTNLARIARIILGPCTDVLRAVLKKEMPPATLSQNLKTFLANLPRHKKPPISKTQEHIVYGGNFSHFDTTLLYFLLRNICSIPEHRLKWGKKPSPTERSVSANIERIRLIRNDYYGHVASFSLPDPDFINQWNDLYVIVKELESYIGSSTDHQDAVTRLKSCSMDPEVEQNIIDKLLVVEKLQETVENLEQKIEVLENARVPFGIKNISEWKENEKVFLETHSFPSMLDKVRAQSYVTFVGVPGSGKTATARHIALKLQNEGYEILNIKDIKDIETYCDQHDPQVFVIDDVIGKFGLDNAAFSLLSRYEDTLVNPTMSKTKVLMTCRETVYKHETLAESFLCKEDNVVLLHSNELALNDQDKRDLMTKYQLDTNILSQEDLASSSHMFPLLCKLFSTRYSIYGPKFFILPIPCILNELNGMKTLYKLQYASLVLLMANQNKLSEEILESGNSTYNGNIFSEKKCRFLKECKVKTNTESFEFIDALSEMEGTYTKKCESEFTFIHDSMFEIVAYHFGHRCRKLMLEYMSSDYIANYIKVNTFDTHKIEGESKIMPKDDQQHKPEAETNVIDLSIKLTENTLLQMLGERLFKDVENKEIFNVFGNEALKVQSVLQAFMKVMRTKSYSELYSIFLENLKIHDYMYVKKKHEKSQLFVCDKIGLLFNEIEVNYAVYTRVNAISWVIYHGHHQILQYITEQLVKENGKTDILFQNPFFKGQRPSTMDSYDSDDDYGMTNESVIDYDTSDNDKNRLLCLGCFSGDTDTLKVLLKCLAEEDFKTVFRMRDNPLEIACSLGYVNMTDELLKYLVPFNSRYVMDTSLISSCTKGHASIVELLIKAGADVNCGDLQTPLMAACYQGHLNIVDMLIKAGADVNLHKQLLFHIYTPLTFACEMGHVKVVELLIKTGAIVNLHKQQYGSAAAKSPSALTSACKMGHLDVVEVLIKAGADVKQSDERFDPLKTDPISVAWSNKKYDIVEMLIKAGSEANLKPGQELSLTTSCYKGYLSVVKDFIKEGSDVNQTEELITPLRAACLIGHVDVVKELITSGADVNLHSGDITPLLTACENEHLEIVVELIKAGADVNLNVQNMNPLTTACEKGYLCISKELIKAGADINIRYANKTPLTAACNSKQSSVAEELLKAGADVNLSDGTITPLIAGCENKVLGIVQELIKAGADVNKGERNKTPQTVACEVEDIDVVKEVIKAGANVKQSDGERTPLRIACAKGSLDLVKELVKNGADVHTDGGLTDACFMGHVHILKELLNFGADVNHRSMDRTPLTAACVGRDLGIVKELIKAGADVNLNDGNKTPLTIACGIKKKGFVKELIKAGADVNLFDGNGTPLTIACERGELYDVKMLIKSGADVNLSDGKKTPLTVACAIGNIYFLKVLIKSGADVNLSDGNRTPLTTACNNGDLCIVKELIKSGADVNISDRFGTPLTIAFYRRDVDILIELTKAGVVANLPTRKNEPLTTAC; encoded by the exons ATGGCTACATCAAATTACGATTCTACCTCGGAGACCACCAACCTTGCTCGTATAGCCCGGATTATCCTTGGTCCCTGCACTGATGTATTACGCGCTGTTCTGAAAAAAGAAATGCCTCCAGCTACCTTGTCACAAAATCTTAAGACTTTTCTTGCCAATCTCCCAAGACACAAGAAGCCTCCAATAAGCAAAACACAAGAACATATCGTTTATGGCGggaacttttcacattttgacaCCACGTTGCTCTACTTTCTTTTACGTAACATTTGTTCAATCCCTGAACATAGACTAAAATGGGGCAAAAAACCAAGTCCAACAGAGAGGAGTGTGTCAgcaaacatagagcgcattcgaTTGATTAGAAACGATTATTACGGACATGTAGCGAGTTTTTCTCTCCCGGATCCTGATTTCATAAACCAATGGAATGACCTTTATGTGATTGTGAAGGAATTAGAGTCGTACATTGGAAGTTCAACTGATCACCAGGACGCTGTGACACGGCTCAAGTCGTGTTCTATGGACCCTGAAGTAGAACAGAACATCATCGACAAATTGTTGGTTGTTGAAAAACTACAAGAAACTGTTGAAAATCTCGAAC aGAAAATCGAAGTTTTGGAAAATGCAAGAGTTCCATTTGGAATCAAAA ATATTTCCGAatggaaagaaaatgaaaaagtgTTTTTAGAAACTCACAGCTTCCCTTcaatgctggataaagttagaGCCCAGTCCTATGTGACGTTTGTTGGCGTTCCGGGCTCAGGAAAGACGGCTACAGCACGTCACATAGCGCTAAAGCTACAAAACGAAGGATACGAAATCTTGAACATTAAAGATATCAAAGACATAGAAACTTACTGTGATCAACACGATCCACAAGTGTTTGTCATTGATGATGTGATTGGCAAGTTTGGGTTAGACAACGCAGCGTTCAGTTTGTTAAGCAGGTATGAAGATACTTTGGTAAACCCTACCATGTCAAAAACCAAGGTCCTTATGACATGCCGAGAGACAGTATATAAACACGAAACTCTTGCAGAAAGTTTTCTGTGCAAAGAAGATAATGTCGTATTGTTACATAGTAATGAACTTGCGCTAAATGATCAGGACAAACGCGATCTGATGACTAAATATCAGTTGGACACAAATATTTTGTCACAAGAAGATCTGGCATCATCATCACATATGTTTCCTTTGTTGTGCAAATTGTTTTCAACTAGGTATAGCATTTATGGTCCGAAGTTCTTTATACTGCCAATTCCCTGCATATTGAATGAACTTAATGGTATGAAAACCTTGTACAAATTACAGTATGCCTCATTAGTTTTACTGATggcaaatcaaaacaaattgtCAGAAGAAATTTTAGAGAGTGGCAATAGTACTTACAATGGAAACATATTTAGTGAAAAGAAATGCAGATTCCTAAAGGAATGTAAAGTAAAGACAAACACAGAGAGCTTCGAGTTCATTGATGCTTTGTCAGAAATGGAGGGAACTTACACAAAGAAATGTGAAAGTGAGTTTACCTTTATTCATGACTCCATGTTCGAAATCGTTGCTTATCATTTTGGTCATCGGTGTCGAAAGCTTATGTTGGAGTATATGAGCAGTGACTATATAGCCAATTACATCAAAGTAAACACATTCGATACTCATAAAATAGAAGGTGAAAGTAAAATAATGCCTAAAGATGACCAACAACATAAACCGGAAGCTGAAACAAATGTGATCGATTTATCTATTAAATTGACAGAAAACACTCTGTTGCAAATGTTAGGTGAGCGTTTGTTTAAGGACGTAGAGAATAAagaaattttcaatgtttttggaAATGAAGCTTTGAAAGTGCAATCTGTGCTTCAAGCGTTTATGAAAGTCATGAGAACGAAGTCGTATTCAGAACTATATTCTATATTTCTGGAAAACCTCAAAATACACGATTATATGtatgtgaaaaagaaacatgaaaaaagtcaactttttgtttGCGACAAAATTGGCTTATTATTCAATGAAATAGAAGTAAATTACGCTGTTTACACGCGCGTAAATGCCATCAGCTGGGTGATATATCATGGGCACCATCAAATCTTACAATACATTACAGAACAATTAGTAAAGGAAAATGGCAAGACCGACATTCTTTTTCAAAATCCCTTTTTTAAAGGTCAACGACCTTCAACCATGGATAGCTATGATTCTGATGACGATTATGGCATGACAAATGAAAGCGTTATTGACTATGACACTTCAGATAACGACAAAAATCGACTGCTTTGTCTTGGCTGTTTTAGTGGAGATACAGACACTTTGAAAGTGTTATTAAAATGCCTGGCTGAGGAAGATTTCAAAACTGTTTTTCGTATGCGTGATAATCCATTAGAAATCGCATGTAGTTTAGGATATGTAAACATGACAGACGAGTTGTTAAAATATCTTGTCCCTTTTAATAGTAGATATGTGATGGACACATCTCTGATTTCTTCATGTACAAAAGGACATGCTAGCATAGTTGAACTGTTAATAAAGGCTGGGGCTGATGTAAATTGTGGCGACTTACAAACACCTCTAATGGCTGCATGTTATCAAGGACATTTGAATATAGTTGATATGTTGATAAAAGCAGGTGCTGATGTCAATTTACACAAACAATtactttttcatatatatacacCGCTAACATTTGCATGTGAAATGGGACATGTAAAGGTAGTTGAATTGTTAATAAAAACAGGGGCTATTGTCAACTTACATAAACAACAGTATGGAAGTGCAGCGGCTAAATCCCCATCAGCACTGACATCAGCATGTAAAATGGGACATTTGGATGTTGTTGAAGTGCTTATAAAAGCAGGAGCTGATGTTAAACAATCAGATGAACGTTTTGATCCACTAAAAACAGATCCAATTTCAGTTGCTTGGTCGAATAAAAAGTATGATATAGTCGAAATGCTAATTAAAGCAGGGTCTGAAGCCAATCTTAAGCCTGGCCAAGAATTATCACTCACGACTTCATGCTATAAAGGGTATTTGAGCGTCGTTAAAGATTTCATTAAAGAAGGATCCGATGTCAACCAAACTGAAGAACTTATAACACCATTAAGAGCTGCATGTTTAATTGGCCATGTGGATGTGGTTAAAGAATTGATCACCTCTGGGGCTGATGTCAATTTACATAGTGGAGACATCACCCCACTTTTAACAGCATGTGAAAACGAACATCTGGAAATAGTAGTCGAGTTGATAAAAGCAGGAGCTGATGTCAATTTAAATGTTCAAAACATGAATCCTCTCACCACTGCTTGTGAAAAAGGGTATTTGTGTATAAGCAAAGAATTGATAAAAGCCGGGGCTGATATTAACATAAGGTATGCAAACAAAACTCCATTAACAGCTGCGTGTAATAGCAAACAATCAAGTGTAGCTGAAGAGTTATTGAAAGCAGGAGCTGATGTCAATTTGAGCGATGGAACAATAACACCTCTAATAGCTGGCTGTGAAAACAAAGTACTAGGTATTGTACAAGAACTGATAAAAGCAGGGGCTGATGTCAATAAGGGCGAAAGAAATAAAACACCTCAAACAGTTGCATGTGAAGTAGAAGACATCGATGTAGTGAAAGAAGTGATAAAAGCGGGAGCTAATGTCAAACAAAGCGATGGAGAGAGAACGCCCCTTAGAATTGCATGTGCTAAAGGTAGTTTAGATCTTGTTAAAGAGTTGGTTAAAAATGGAGCTGATGTGCATACTGATGGGGGTCTGACAGATGCATGTTTTATGGGACATGTGCATATATTGAAAGAGTTGTTGAACTTTGGAGCCGATGTTAATCATAGGTCTATGGATAGAACTCCTTTAACAGCTGCTTGTGTAGGAAGGGATTTGGGTATTGTAAAAGAATTGATAAAGGCGGGGGCTGATGTCAACCTTAATGATGGAAATAAAACACCTTTGACAATTGCTTGtggaataaaaaagaaagggTTTGTGAAGGAGTTGATAAAGGCTGGGGCTGACGTGAACTTATTCGATGGAAATGGGACACCTCTGACGATTGCATGTGAAAGGGGGGAATTGTATGATGTAAAAATGTTGATTAAGTCAGGGGCTGATGTTAATTTAAGCGACGGAAAGAAAACTCCTCTAACAGTTGCATGTGCGATtggaaacatttattttttaaaagtgttgatAAAATCGGGGGCTGATGTAAATTTAAGCGATGGGAATAGAACGCCTCTGACAACTGCATGCAATAATGGGGATTTATGTATTGTCAAAGAACTAATAAAAAGTGGGGCTGATGTCAATATAAGTGATAGATTTGGAACCCCACTTACAATAGCATTTTATAGAAGAGATGTTGATATCCTCATTGAGTTGACAAAAGCGGGTGTTGTTGCCAATCTACCAACTAGAAAAAACGAACCATTGACAACTGCATGTTAG
- the LOC128160941 gene encoding ficolin-2-like — protein MSLKVFQRRLDGSVDFFRNWTDYKKGFGDLRSEFWLGNDILHYLLSQGKYMMRMDMADFDNQTRYVKYSYFNVGDETSKYYVTVFGHSGDVGDCFTTDRGINHMMFSTKYQDNDILDNRTCAVIYQSGWWYRKCQCANPNGKYLAGRNDEFGVGITYEAWRGQNYSLKFTQFMVKKRFTQFQTMSRK, from the exons ATGTCTTTAAAG GTGTTTCAAAGACGGCTAGATGGATCAGTAGATTTTTTTCGAAATTGGACAGACTACAAGAAAGGATTTGGAGATCTAAGAAGCGAATTCTGGCTAG GCAATGACATACTACATTATCTGCTGAGTCAGGGAAAGTACATGATGCGGATGGACATGGCAGACTTCGACAACCAGACACGTTACGTCAAGTACAGCTATTTTAACGTAGGGGACGAGACATCAAAGTATTACGTGACCGTATTCGGGCACTCGGGGGACGTTG GTGATTGCTTTACGACAGATCGAGGAATTAACCACATGATGTTTTCCACAAAATACCAAGACAACGATATACTAGATAATAGAACGTGTGCGGTCATATACCAATCAGGCTGGTGGTACAGAAAATGCCAATGTGCCAATCCTAATGGCAAATACCTAGCTGGACGCAACGATGAGTTCGGAGTAGGAATAACTTATGAAGCATGGCGGGGTCAAAATTACTCATTGAAATTCACCCAGTTCATGGTTAAAAAAAGATTCACACAATTTCAAACAATGTCTAGAAAGTAG